The following proteins are co-located in the Leptospira weilii genome:
- a CDS encoding ABC transporter ATP-binding protein, translating to MKFFFRLLSYSVHYKYRFTLGIVFALLTAVLNAVSLTALIPLFDSLGNDKQTRFQLQMTLPEQRILLKQKVFGKESLDGLERTKLLLIDAKEWVNNRTKGLEPKEVVWSICIIVMPLYLLKLITYLLSVFCIATAGYKAVRDIRQELFEKNQLLPLTYFFKEKTGLMMSRIINDVEIVAAVISSNFRDATINFFYVVTHLMVLLYLNTELLLIACLTVPVIILPVTLFTRKITKSTARFQEKMADLNANIQEMISGIKVIRVFNSEKYEQEKFGKINQNVYRRNFKGQFYLQISPSLVELTSSIVVLGFFAAGASLIYSGRFTQGEFMAFLLTLLFLLRPLTQLSQMVGKITQSIASGKRIFEIIDLETEDHSKESKVVATPLAYNIEFKNLFFAYPGTGAAVLKDINLKVKKGETIALIGASGCGKSTLMDLIPRFFDPSSGSIEFDGIDIRDVSLGDLRKKIGIVTQDIFLFHGSVADNIAYGKPGATRKDVIRAARLAHAHDFIKKMDNGYDSILGVRGLNLSGGQRQRLVIARALLRDPEIMILDEATSALDVESERLVSDALRRLYANRTTFVIAHRLSTIKDISRIVVMDNGKIVEEGDHNSLYEQNGIYRKLSDNQFAANNGVLP from the coding sequence ATGAAATTTTTTTTCAGGCTTTTGTCCTATTCCGTACATTATAAATATCGATTCACATTGGGGATCGTTTTTGCGTTATTGACGGCCGTTTTAAACGCGGTTTCTCTCACCGCGCTCATCCCTTTATTCGATTCTCTGGGAAACGACAAACAAACTCGCTTTCAACTGCAAATGACTTTACCGGAGCAGAGAATTCTTCTCAAACAAAAAGTGTTCGGAAAGGAATCTTTGGACGGACTCGAAAGGACCAAGCTTCTTTTGATCGATGCAAAAGAATGGGTTAATAATAGAACTAAGGGGCTCGAACCGAAAGAGGTCGTTTGGTCAATTTGTATCATAGTGATGCCTTTGTATCTTCTTAAGTTGATAACGTACCTGTTGTCCGTATTCTGCATCGCGACCGCGGGTTATAAGGCGGTACGCGACATTCGGCAGGAACTTTTTGAAAAAAACCAGCTTCTTCCTTTGACATATTTCTTTAAGGAAAAAACCGGTTTGATGATGAGTAGAATTATCAACGATGTTGAAATCGTTGCGGCTGTGATTTCGAGTAATTTTAGGGATGCAACAATTAACTTTTTTTACGTGGTCACACACTTAATGGTTTTATTATATTTGAATACAGAGTTGTTATTAATCGCTTGTCTTACCGTTCCGGTTATTATTCTTCCTGTGACTTTGTTTACTAGAAAGATCACCAAATCCACCGCTAGATTTCAGGAAAAGATGGCGGATCTGAACGCGAACATTCAAGAGATGATTTCCGGAATCAAGGTGATTCGAGTTTTTAACTCTGAAAAATACGAGCAGGAAAAATTCGGAAAGATCAATCAAAACGTTTATCGCAGGAATTTTAAAGGTCAGTTTTATCTTCAAATTTCCCCTTCTCTCGTTGAGTTGACTTCTTCGATCGTGGTTTTAGGTTTTTTTGCGGCTGGTGCGAGCCTTATATACAGCGGAAGATTCACTCAAGGCGAGTTCATGGCCTTTTTATTGACTCTTCTGTTTTTACTTAGACCTTTGACTCAGCTTTCTCAAATGGTGGGGAAGATCACTCAATCCATCGCTTCCGGAAAAAGAATTTTCGAGATCATCGATCTTGAAACCGAAGATCACAGCAAAGAAAGTAAGGTTGTCGCAACTCCTCTTGCATATAACATAGAGTTTAAGAATTTATTCTTCGCTTATCCTGGAACCGGCGCAGCGGTTTTAAAAGATATCAATCTTAAAGTGAAAAAGGGAGAAACGATTGCTCTCATCGGCGCTAGCGGTTGTGGAAAGTCCACTTTGATGGATTTGATACCAAGGTTTTTTGATCCTTCCTCGGGATCGATCGAGTTTGACGGAATCGATATTCGAGACGTCAGTCTCGGAGATCTTCGTAAAAAAATCGGGATCGTAACTCAGGATATTTTTCTCTTTCACGGCTCCGTAGCGGATAACATCGCTTACGGAAAACCGGGCGCAACTCGTAAGGACGTGATTCGTGCGGCTAGACTTGCGCACGCGCACGACTTCATCAAAAAGATGGATAACGGGTATGATAGTATTTTGGGAGTTCGCGGATTGAATCTTTCAGGCGGACAAAGGCAGAGACTTGTGATCGCAAGAGCTCTCCTTCGAGATCCTGAGATTATGATTTTAGACGAGGCCACTTCTGCCCTCGACGTCGAATCGGAAAGATTGGTCAGTGATGCGCTTCGGAGATTGTATGCGAACCGTACTACATTTGTAATTGCCCATAGACTTTCTACCATCAAAGACATTTCGAGGATCGTCGTGATGGACAACGGAAAAATCGTGGAAGAAGGAGATCACAATTCCTTATATGAGCAAAACGGAATCTATCGAAAGTTATCCGACAATCAATTTGCGGCAAACAATGGAGTATTACCATGA
- a CDS encoding anthranilate synthase component II, with protein MFLLIDNYDSFTYNLYQYFCQIGNEVEVYRNDKITLGDINELAPKAIILSPGPGRPEDSKVCLDVIRELGGKLPIFGVCLGHQAIGLVHGGKIVSAPSIMHGKISLIEHDGKDIYKGIPSPFVATRYHSLVIQPESMPPELEITSKTPDGVIMGVRHRTKKHLYGVQFHPESIMTSAGLDLIRNFSSIVQGL; from the coding sequence ATGTTTCTCCTGATTGATAATTACGACTCTTTCACGTATAATCTTTATCAGTATTTCTGTCAGATCGGAAACGAAGTTGAAGTTTATCGAAACGACAAAATTACGTTAGGCGATATTAATGAACTTGCTCCGAAAGCTATCATTCTTTCTCCGGGTCCGGGTCGCCCCGAGGATTCTAAAGTCTGTCTGGATGTGATTCGTGAACTCGGCGGTAAACTGCCTATCTTTGGAGTTTGTCTCGGGCATCAGGCGATCGGTCTTGTTCACGGCGGTAAAATTGTGTCTGCCCCTTCCATCATGCATGGAAAAATTTCTCTGATCGAACACGACGGGAAAGACATCTACAAAGGGATTCCTTCTCCTTTCGTTGCAACTCGTTATCATTCTCTTGTGATTCAACCAGAAAGTATGCCGCCGGAACTCGAAATAACTTCCAAAACTCCGGATGGGGTGATCATGGGAGTTCGTCACAGAACCAAAAAACATCTTTACGGCGTTCAGTTCCATCCGGAATCCATTATGACTAGCGCTGGGCTGGATTTGATCAGAAATTTTTCCTCAATCGTTCAGGGGTTATGA
- a CDS encoding anthranilate synthase component I family protein, producing the protein METPVSLFAKWGCESSQNSFLLESVEGREKLGRNSFLGKTPSRILEGKNGLFYITVKNEPSTEIITYDPLVLLENLLGDEVYVQDYRLPSFAGGAVGFVSFAAIRYYENIPDTKPEDENAPDCYFAIYDELLVVDHIDHILRIVVNARIGEHSSLKECYDSTIDKINSIENEIRNGIVPEEIKNPKVVNGALQLNPNIPDEEYKENVEKAKKYIQAGDIFQVVPSRKLKFKPDVSPFQIYRGLRTVNPSPYMYYLRLGEITIVGSSPEIMVKYANNQTFLRPIAGTRPRGKNLSEDKFLEENLLSDPKEISEHVMLVDLGRNDLGRVCKPGSVRVNDFKVIEKYSHVMHIVSQCSGELDENKTVYDLIRAALPAGTVSGAPKIRAMEIIDELEATRRAIYSGALGYISFSGESDLAIIIRTIVFYGDTAFLQAGGGVVYDSVAELELEETKNKMAALLKAVEFARNGLKGEWK; encoded by the coding sequence ATGGAAACTCCGGTTTCTCTATTTGCAAAGTGGGGATGTGAATCTTCACAGAATTCCTTTCTTCTGGAATCTGTGGAAGGCCGTGAAAAGCTGGGAAGAAATTCTTTTCTCGGCAAAACTCCTTCCCGTATCCTTGAGGGAAAGAATGGCCTTTTTTATATCACCGTCAAAAACGAACCTTCGACGGAAATCATTACCTACGATCCTTTGGTTCTTTTGGAGAATCTTCTCGGAGACGAAGTTTACGTTCAAGACTATCGTCTTCCTTCGTTTGCCGGCGGGGCAGTAGGATTTGTGTCTTTTGCGGCGATTCGCTATTATGAAAATATTCCGGATACAAAACCGGAAGATGAAAACGCCCCCGATTGTTATTTTGCGATTTACGACGAACTTCTTGTGGTCGATCATATCGATCATATTTTAAGAATTGTGGTTAATGCAAGAATCGGAGAACATTCTTCCTTGAAAGAATGTTACGATTCCACGATCGATAAAATCAATTCTATCGAAAATGAAATCCGAAACGGGATTGTTCCAGAAGAGATCAAAAACCCGAAGGTTGTAAACGGGGCTCTACAATTAAATCCGAATATTCCAGACGAAGAATATAAGGAAAATGTGGAAAAAGCCAAGAAATATATCCAGGCGGGGGATATATTTCAAGTCGTGCCTTCCAGAAAGTTGAAATTCAAGCCTGATGTTTCCCCGTTTCAAATTTATCGCGGTCTAAGAACCGTAAATCCGAGTCCCTATATGTATTATCTCCGACTAGGCGAAATTACGATTGTAGGTAGTTCTCCGGAGATTATGGTGAAATACGCGAACAATCAGACGTTTCTTCGTCCGATCGCGGGAACCCGTCCTCGCGGTAAAAACTTAAGCGAAGATAAATTTTTGGAAGAGAATCTTCTTTCCGATCCGAAGGAAATATCGGAGCATGTTATGCTCGTCGATCTCGGACGTAACGATTTGGGAAGGGTTTGTAAACCGGGAAGCGTCCGTGTGAACGATTTTAAAGTGATCGAGAAATATTCTCACGTTATGCACATTGTAAGTCAATGTTCAGGGGAACTCGACGAAAATAAGACTGTCTATGATTTGATTCGTGCGGCTCTTCCCGCAGGAACTGTTTCGGGCGCTCCGAAAATCCGCGCGATGGAAATCATAGATGAACTAGAGGCGACTCGAAGAGCGATTTATTCCGGAGCTTTGGGTTATATTTCATTTTCCGGAGAAAGCGATCTTGCAATTATCATACGGACGATCGTGTTTTACGGAGATACTGCATTCTTACAGGCGGGTGGCGGAGTTGTGTATGATTCGGTTGCCGAGTTGGAACTGGAAGAAACAAAAAACAAAATGGCGGCTCTCTTAAAGGCGGTAGAGTTTGCGAGAAACGGACTCAAAGGGGAATGGAAATAA